The Mesomycoplasma ovipneumoniae genome includes a region encoding these proteins:
- a CDS encoding ABC transporter substrate-binding protein: protein MKKIKKLLILNSFVVIPTFFLFSCASALERNRQEFDFGVSTTTINTLNYVKNNSSHQILNSLVESFVKPGPSASNSYGAKLNLPAITFELYNTNLQSTAGDEILQNPAGITPDGSSFTISDFGMALGSVAPSSGGAKSFVGIQNSSQSIVSTSIFLNKGASKWANNQPVIAQNFIDYILYVLNINVASPNLVKVLSLNIKNAQKMISLQQDYVSKFGNPYLNPFGQKRYVKDQKTGKVSLDFDQKVFESQNSGDEEYVAQFKENARNFGMYTGQIFEQMTNKEVVDLVQANLSLNPNFSANSTEINVVQNNQRSVIKLTKNPFLDPSQVFDGPNLIPRYDFLPGDEYGLRIQFEDSAAKKFINLFRQVIHPDIIFPINREFVEIEAGGINNFGTDLSKFLINGPFDISELNLGSQGSMILTKRQGYYSSDKTVPNKIKVFFAEQPELLSSLFLDGYIAKTKIPSTFQSKFWSEERTRRYMEKQTGYGTIGIQVNLDNVKKGKSYLQDSDLRKAILYGINRIDLLNLYGLDHSFPQTTWTNFDSILTSRGYPLETFLENRNYRSEFLDANGKQVEFPVLAQNYGSHLAKGVWFESVPRVDSSYNPQTSKFFLERFKKNNPTVEKVKLTFIYKDDAEEKVAIGLQDILARNTNNFIEIDPVRLPDGIYQQRLSTGDFDLTMKNFDFFNIGNSQPHSYIKAFFNTDEISPSDNKFSGLESNPASSMTYWKMWNQISPQQRAEIAKRLEISDIFLKKFEELITRKLKLDGQGKPIFKQVYLDKEQKIPATDYNNKPILVPEFAEPLDEYNNRIDSFFNAIFTHQEKQEGWTQNRVFEFVLVFEKIIREFAPIIPIMEVDTFWTINRIRAGSGNSFQFAFDVENIKVNFVTAEDGKQ from the coding sequence ATGAAAAAAATTAAAAAGTTACTAATTTTAAACTCTTTTGTTGTAATACCGACTTTTTTCTTGTTCTCATGTGCTTCTGCTCTTGAAAGAAATCGTCAAGAATTTGACTTTGGAGTTTCAACAACAACAATTAACACTTTAAATTACGTAAAAAATAATTCTTCCCACCAAATTCTTAATTCTTTAGTTGAATCTTTTGTAAAACCAGGTCCATCTGCTTCAAATTCATATGGGGCAAAATTAAATTTACCGGCAATTACCTTTGAACTTTATAACACAAATCTTCAAAGCACTGCAGGTGATGAAATATTGCAAAATCCAGCAGGTATTACTCCGGATGGTTCTTCTTTTACAATTAGCGATTTTGGAATGGCTCTTGGTTCAGTAGCACCCTCAAGTGGCGGGGCAAAATCTTTTGTTGGAATCCAAAATTCTTCCCAGTCAATTGTTTCAACTTCAATTTTTCTCAATAAAGGTGCCTCAAAATGAGCAAATAATCAACCTGTTATTGCCCAAAATTTTATTGACTACATTTTGTATGTACTAAATATTAATGTTGCCTCACCAAATTTAGTTAAGGTTCTTTCACTGAATATTAAAAATGCCCAAAAAATGATCTCGCTCCAACAAGATTATGTCTCAAAATTTGGAAATCCTTATCTAAATCCTTTTGGTCAAAAAAGATATGTAAAAGATCAAAAAACTGGCAAAGTTAGTCTTGACTTTGACCAAAAAGTTTTTGAATCACAAAACTCCGGTGATGAAGAATATGTTGCCCAATTTAAAGAAAATGCAAGAAATTTTGGAATGTATACAGGTCAAATTTTTGAACAAATGACAAACAAGGAAGTTGTTGATCTAGTTCAGGCTAATTTGTCACTAAACCCAAATTTTAGTGCTAATTCAACTGAAATTAACGTTGTGCAAAACAACCAAAGATCAGTAATAAAACTAACAAAAAATCCATTTTTAGATCCTTCACAAGTATTTGACGGTCCTAATTTGATTCCAAGATACGATTTTTTACCTGGAGACGAATATGGACTCCGAATCCAATTTGAAGACTCAGCGGCAAAAAAATTCATTAACTTATTTAGACAGGTTATTCATCCTGATATAATTTTCCCGATAAATCGGGAATTTGTCGAGATTGAAGCTGGCGGAATTAATAATTTTGGTACCGATTTGTCAAAATTTTTAATTAACGGTCCTTTTGATATTTCTGAACTTAATTTAGGTTCTCAAGGTTCAATGATCTTAACAAAAAGACAAGGTTATTATTCATCAGATAAAACCGTTCCTAATAAAATTAAAGTCTTTTTTGCTGAACAACCCGAACTTTTATCGTCACTTTTTTTGGATGGTTACATTGCAAAAACCAAAATTCCTTCAACTTTTCAGTCTAAATTCTGATCTGAAGAAAGAACAAGAAGATACATGGAAAAACAGACCGGATATGGTACAATTGGGATCCAAGTTAATTTAGATAATGTCAAAAAAGGAAAATCTTACCTTCAAGATTCAGATCTGCGAAAAGCGATTCTTTATGGCATAAATCGTATCGATTTACTCAATTTATACGGTCTTGACCACTCTTTTCCACAGACAACTTGAACTAATTTTGACAGTATACTAACTTCTCGCGGTTATCCTTTGGAGACCTTTTTGGAAAACAGAAACTACCGTTCAGAATTTCTAGACGCAAACGGAAAACAAGTTGAATTTCCAGTTTTAGCCCAAAATTATGGCTCACATTTAGCAAAAGGGGTCTGATTTGAATCTGTCCCAAGAGTAGATTCATCTTATAATCCGCAGACTTCAAAATTTTTCCTTGAAAGATTTAAAAAGAATAATCCTACTGTTGAAAAAGTTAAGCTAACTTTTATATATAAAGACGATGCCGAAGAAAAAGTTGCTATTGGTCTACAGGACATTTTAGCCCGAAATACGAATAATTTTATCGAAATTGACCCTGTTAGACTTCCTGATGGAATTTACCAACAAAGACTTTCAACTGGTGACTTTGATTTGACAATGAAAAACTTTGACTTTTTCAACATCGGTAATTCTCAACCTCATTCATATATAAAAGCGTTTTTCAATACAGATGAAATTTCGCCAAGTGATAATAAATTCTCTGGACTTGAGTCTAACCCAGCTTCTTCAATGACTTATTGGAAAATGTGAAATCAAATTTCACCTCAGCAAAGAGCTGAAATTGCTAAAAGACTCGAGATTTCTGACATTTTTTTAAAGAAATTTGAAGAACTAATTACCCGAAAATTGAAACTTGACGGGCAAGGTAAGCCTATTTTCAAACAAGTCTACCTTGACAAGGAACAAAAAATTCCTGCAACTGATTATAATAATAAGCCAATTTTAGTTCCAGAATTTGCCGAGCCCTTAGATGAATATAACAACAGAATTGACTCATTTTTTAACGCAATTTTTACACACCAAGAAAAACAAGAAGGCTGAACTCAGAACAGAGTTTTTGAATTTGTGCTAGTTTTTGAAAAAATAATCCGTGAATTTGCGCCAATTATTCCAATTATGGAGGTCGATACTTTCTGGACTATCAACCGAATTAGGGCCGGATCAGGAAATTCTTTCCAGTTTGCTTTTGATGTTGAAAATATTAAAGTTAATTTTGTAACTGCTGAAGACGGAAAGCAATAA
- the asnS gene encoding asparagine--tRNA ligase, giving the protein MSVSINEVFIHPELYDQKKIAVQGWITNIRGNLKIMFVELNDGSSFKNLQCVLKSDNIDFTKVENLAIGEAIEISGVFTSTPERQQNGEVLVEDLEVKGRNYNNNFPIQNQEISLEVLRQIPHFRHRTRLFRVIMRLRSSLFYEIHKFFRRQGFINFSAPILTSNDGEGAGETFIVDDEEKDFFNKKTTLGVTGQLHAEAYALGFKKVYTFAPTFRAERSNTRKHAAEFWMIEPEVAFFDLDEIIELATKLLQKVIKAVIIRNKDEFAFLEKVGDKNLRRRLIQFCDSQVAQVTYEQAIKLLSEHIDKFEEKNLFFGADLKTEHERFLSEQIFRAPVVVINYPKSLKAFYMHQNDDEKTVAAFDLLVPGIGELIGGSQREVRYEKLLERMNELNMKVEDFQWYLDLRKFGNPGSSGFGLGFERLLMFVTGIDNIRDVIPFPRTNKNILM; this is encoded by the coding sequence ATGTCGGTATCAATTAATGAAGTTTTTATACATCCTGAGTTGTATGATCAGAAGAAAATTGCAGTTCAAGGTTGAATCACAAATATTCGTGGTAATTTAAAAATAATGTTTGTCGAACTGAACGATGGTTCGTCGTTTAAAAATTTACAATGTGTTCTTAAAAGTGATAATATTGACTTTACAAAAGTAGAAAATTTAGCAATTGGCGAAGCTATTGAAATTAGCGGCGTTTTTACAAGCACTCCTGAGCGCCAGCAAAATGGAGAGGTTTTAGTTGAGGATTTAGAGGTTAAAGGCCGTAATTATAACAATAATTTTCCAATTCAAAATCAAGAAATTTCCTTAGAAGTTTTAAGGCAAATTCCACATTTTCGTCACAGAACTCGACTTTTTCGTGTGATAATGAGACTAAGATCTTCACTTTTTTATGAAATTCATAAGTTTTTTCGTCGTCAAGGATTTATTAATTTTTCAGCACCAATTTTAACCTCAAATGATGGTGAAGGTGCTGGTGAAACTTTTATTGTCGACGATGAGGAAAAAGACTTTTTTAACAAAAAAACAACTTTAGGTGTTACAGGACAACTTCATGCCGAAGCCTATGCTCTTGGTTTTAAAAAAGTCTACACTTTTGCCCCTACTTTTCGTGCTGAGAGATCAAATACTAGAAAACATGCCGCTGAATTTTGGATGATTGAACCTGAAGTGGCATTTTTTGATCTTGATGAAATTATTGAATTAGCAACAAAATTACTTCAAAAAGTAATAAAAGCTGTAATAATTCGTAACAAAGATGAATTTGCATTTCTAGAAAAAGTTGGTGATAAAAACCTGCGCCGCCGTTTAATTCAATTTTGTGATTCTCAAGTAGCCCAGGTAACTTACGAACAAGCAATTAAATTACTTTCTGAACACATTGATAAATTTGAGGAAAAGAACCTGTTTTTTGGTGCTGATTTAAAAACTGAGCATGAACGGTTTTTATCTGAACAAATTTTCCGCGCCCCTGTTGTTGTAATTAATTATCCAAAATCGCTAAAAGCATTTTACATGCACCAAAACGATGATGAAAAAACTGTAGCAGCTTTTGATCTTTTAGTTCCAGGGATTGGTGAGCTAATCGGTGGATCTCAACGTGAAGTTCGTTATGAAAAACTACTTGAACGAATGAACGAATTGAACATGAAAGTTGAAGATTTCCAATGATACCTTGATTTGCGTAAATTTGGTAACCCTGGCTCAAGTGGTTTTGGTCTTGGTTTTGAAAGATTGCTAATGTTTGTCACCGGAATTGATAATATTCGTGATGTAATTCCTTTCCCAAGAACAAATAAAAATATTTTAATGTAA
- a CDS encoding RDD family protein: MKIDFVKAGFWRRSFAGLIDFVFLFLTFLVFFYLFLVLTEWSKIKFYLWILTAFLLVIFYRIFLIIFLKQTIGLFLTKTKLVFFDENPNFYKKFLILLKREAFLSLNWIFSLLFSSIILDLSFGIDLNFFQTFKSSSQNLTFFQQISLSFPALFSKVNFFFLIVNNLSILGSKKLTIIDSFSKTTICLKKTLIKADYLSSIHANFSSIHWEVN, encoded by the coding sequence TTGAAAATTGATTTTGTAAAAGCAGGTTTTTGAAGACGTTCCTTTGCAGGATTAATTGATTTTGTATTTCTTTTTCTTACTTTTTTAGTATTTTTCTACCTATTTTTGGTATTAACTGAATGATCAAAAATAAAATTTTATCTTTGAATTCTAACTGCTTTTTTACTTGTAATTTTTTACCGCATTTTTCTAATTATTTTTTTAAAGCAAACAATTGGACTGTTTTTAACAAAAACTAAACTTGTTTTTTTTGATGAAAACCCTAATTTTTACAAAAAATTCTTAATTTTACTAAAAAGGGAAGCATTTTTAAGTCTTAATTGAATATTTTCGCTTTTATTTTCCTCAATTATTTTAGATCTTAGTTTTGGAATTGATCTTAACTTTTTTCAAACTTTTAAAAGTTCAAGTCAAAATTTAACTTTTTTTCAACAAATTAGCTTAAGTTTTCCCGCTTTATTTTCAAAAGTTAACTTTTTCTTCTTAATTGTAAATAACCTCTCAATTTTAGGTTCAAAAAAATTAACAATTATTGATTCTTTTTCTAAAACAACTATTTGCTTGAAAAAAACGCTTATAAAAGCGGATTATTTAAGTTCAATTCATGCAAATTTTAGTTCAATTCATTGGGAGGTTAATTAA
- a CDS encoding ATP-dependent helicase → MSSQNILSQLNDKQKIAVISNSSHLRIVAGAGTGKTTVLTKKIAYIINESLAYPNRILALTFTNKAAEEMRTRVEKLVHEKAKDIQILTFHSLCNLILRTEAKNIVEIDEIQIDDYRFNIIDEQDQRKIIEKLLGANLKTTEDKDDKKITAFQAIEFISRAKNLEQSPAQALKLANTEAELIKANVYKNYIEKTRENNIIDFDDLLLYTKIAFEKSPQIARRWQKKFDFVLVDEFQDTSLIQYSILKYFIKDNTKLFVVGDPDQTIYSWRGADPSLILNLENDYPDLQTVILDKNYRSTQNILDAANHLIANNKNRIKKNLVAHSTEKIDIHFEDLGNERGAEVDWIYETIQNLITKNKVNYRDIAILARSNFYFAQIINKFDAYNIPYIKHGNSPLAAKKEVREAIYFLKVIENSDPYAFEQIINVPAKKIGAITINKLNDLAAKFELNLYDFLFKYYSGKINLLDTHGKIPLTIENQAKIKNLFERITAARRFKIEIEEKNPTVFKLFSQVLDSFLKKINYFSSIKDPKQEEDTKELLGKYYESLDNWQIQNPNKKLADYLDYAVISHFEQTESPNRINLLTVHSSKGLEFEYVFLVGMNQGVFPSQKVLDQNLESEYEEERRLAFVAVTRAKKVLYITNGFRGSFHNDYGRRWKSNQNSISPFIKEMKIKAEQFYQFRKLDATGKLNYQKTDSENVEFVPGNHISHLKFGKGIILEVRADSILVKFFDIPGDKGIKTLVKTHKSIEKIS, encoded by the coding sequence ATGTCATCACAAAATATTCTTTCACAACTAAATGACAAACAAAAAATCGCTGTTATTAGCAATAGTTCGCATCTAAGAATTGTCGCAGGTGCCGGAACTGGAAAAACAACCGTCTTAACAAAAAAAATTGCCTATATTATTAATGAATCACTGGCATATCCCAATCGGATTTTGGCTTTAACTTTTACAAATAAAGCAGCCGAAGAAATGCGAACTCGTGTCGAAAAACTTGTTCATGAAAAGGCAAAAGACATCCAAATTTTAACTTTTCACTCGCTTTGTAATTTAATTTTGCGAACTGAAGCAAAAAATATTGTTGAAATTGATGAAATTCAAATAGATGATTACCGTTTTAATATAATTGACGAGCAAGATCAGCGTAAAATTATTGAAAAACTTTTAGGTGCAAATCTTAAAACAACTGAAGACAAAGACGATAAAAAAATTACTGCATTTCAAGCGATTGAATTTATTTCAAGAGCCAAAAATTTAGAACAATCTCCAGCTCAGGCACTCAAGCTAGCAAATACTGAAGCTGAATTAATTAAGGCCAATGTTTATAAAAATTACATTGAAAAAACAAGGGAAAATAACATAATTGACTTTGACGATTTATTGCTTTATACTAAAATAGCATTTGAAAAAAGTCCACAAATTGCCCGTCGTTGACAGAAAAAATTTGACTTTGTACTTGTTGATGAATTTCAAGACACCTCGTTAATTCAGTATTCTATTTTAAAATATTTTATCAAAGATAATACAAAATTATTTGTTGTTGGCGATCCTGATCAGACTATTTATTCCTGAAGAGGAGCTGATCCATCGCTTATTCTTAATTTAGAAAATGACTATCCTGATTTACAAACAGTAATTCTTGACAAAAATTACCGTTCAACACAAAATATTCTTGATGCGGCCAACCATTTAATAGCAAATAATAAAAACCGAATAAAAAAGAATTTAGTAGCTCATTCAACCGAAAAAATTGATATTCATTTTGAAGATCTTGGCAATGAAAGAGGCGCTGAAGTTGATTGAATTTATGAGACTATCCAAAATTTAATTACAAAAAACAAAGTAAATTATCGCGATATTGCAATTTTAGCACGCTCAAATTTTTATTTTGCACAAATAATTAACAAATTTGATGCCTACAATATCCCTTATATAAAACACGGAAATTCGCCTCTTGCTGCAAAAAAAGAAGTTCGTGAAGCTATTTATTTTTTAAAAGTCATCGAAAATTCTGATCCTTATGCTTTTGAGCAAATTATTAATGTACCTGCAAAAAAAATCGGTGCCATAACAATTAACAAACTAAATGATTTAGCGGCTAAATTTGAACTTAATTTGTACGATTTTTTATTTAAATACTATTCAGGAAAAATCAATTTATTAGATACTCACGGTAAAATTCCGCTAACTATTGAAAATCAAGCCAAAATTAAAAATCTTTTTGAACGAATAACCGCTGCAAGACGTTTCAAGATTGAAATTGAAGAAAAAAACCCGACAGTTTTTAAACTTTTTTCACAAGTTCTTGACTCTTTTTTGAAAAAAATTAACTACTTTAGCTCAATAAAAGACCCTAAACAAGAAGAAGACACAAAAGAACTTTTAGGAAAATATTATGAATCACTTGATAATTGACAAATCCAAAATCCTAACAAAAAATTAGCTGATTACCTTGATTATGCAGTTATTTCGCATTTTGAACAAACTGAAAGCCCAAATCGAATCAACTTATTAACTGTTCATTCTTCAAAAGGACTTGAATTTGAGTATGTTTTTTTAGTTGGGATGAATCAAGGAGTCTTCCCTTCGCAAAAAGTTCTTGACCAAAATCTTGAGAGCGAATACGAAGAAGAAAGAAGGCTAGCATTTGTCGCAGTAACCCGGGCAAAAAAAGTTTTATACATAACAAACGGATTTCGTGGTAGCTTTCATAATGATTATGGTCGCCGTTGAAAATCTAATCAAAATTCAATTTCACCGTTTATTAAAGAGATGAAAATTAAGGCTGAACAGTTTTATCAATTTCGCAAACTTGATGCAACTGGAAAGCTTAATTACCAAAAAACTGATTCAGAAAATGTTGAATTTGTCCCTGGAAATCACATATCCCATCTAAAATTTGGTAAAGGAATCATTTTGGAAGTGCGCGCTGACTCAATTTTGGTCAAATTTTTCGATATTCCTGGTGATAAAGGGATAAAAACACTTGTTAAAACTCATAAGTCCATTGAAAAAATTTCGTAA